In the genome of Hydractinia symbiolongicarpus strain clone_291-10 chromosome 5, HSymV2.1, whole genome shotgun sequence, one region contains:
- the LOC130645925 gene encoding uncharacterized protein LOC130645925: MADDVDGAFTVGEKFASYKDLCNKLERFKASHFVDLWIRDSRTIKASQGRVKKTLNPELKYYELKLSCVHGGRKFHSESSGKRSSQTLKNNCPFSIKIRASADGQTLEVKDIVDKHNHELNQKLFNHLPKQRRLTDQSKEKAKYLLSMNVNKKLLQQELSRECGKVVTLRDISNIAAENKREKTRNDLNSVVDILTNKYGWFYLFINSVLWGSYCLLCFSFGFF; the protein is encoded by the exons ATGGCGGATGATGTTGATGGTGCATTTACTGTTGGTGAAAAGTTTGCGAGCTATAAGGATTTATGTAATAAATTAGAACGTTTTAAAGCATCACACTTCGTAGATTTATGGATTAGAGATTCTCGGACAATAAAAGCTTCTCAAGGGAGAGTAAAGAAAACACTAAATCCTGAGTTAAAATATTATGAGCTAAAACTGTCTTGTGTTCATGGTGGTCGTAAATTTCACTCAGAAAGTTCAGGAAAACGCTCCTCGCA AACACTGAAGAATAACTGCCCATTTAGTATCAAGATTAGGGCATCTGCAGATGGCCAAACTTTAGAAGTAAAAGATATAGTTGATAAACATAATCATGAACTCAACCAG AAGTTGTTCAACCACTTGCCAAAACAAAGGCGTCTCACAGACCAAAGCAAGGAAAAGGCTAAGTACCTGCTCTCGATGAATGTCAACAAAAAGTTATTGCAGCAGGAACTCTCGAGAGAATGTGGGAAAGTTGTAACACTCCGAGATATTTCCAACATCGCTGCAgaaaacaaaagagaaaaaactcGTAACGACCTAAACTCAGTTGtagatattttaacaaataaatacggTTGGTTTTACTTATTTATCAACTCTGTATTATGGGGCAGTTATTGTCTTCTTTGTTTCTCTTTTGGGTTTTTTTAG